Proteins from one Procambarus clarkii isolate CNS0578487 chromosome 40, FALCON_Pclarkii_2.0, whole genome shotgun sequence genomic window:
- the LOC138372893 gene encoding perilipin-4-like — MTLVKAFCESFFKGAVIKGTVIKGTVIKGTVMKGTGTVIKGTVIKGTVIKGTVFKGTVLKGTVIKGTVIKGTVIKGTVIKGTVLKGTVIKDTVIKGTVIKGTVIKGAVIKDTVLKVTVIKGTVIKGTVVKATVLKGTVIKGTVIKGTVFKATVLKGTVIKGTVIKVIKDTVIKGTVIKGTVIKGTVIKDTVLKDTVIKGTVIKGTVIKDTVLKDTVIKGTVIKGTVFKATVLKGTVIKGTVIKGTVIKSTVIKGTVLKGTVIKDTVIKGTVIKGTVFKGTVLKGTVIKGTVIKGTVIKGTVIKGTVIKDTVIKDTVFKGTVIKDTVIKGTVIKGTVIKGTVIKGTVMKGTVIKGTVIKGTVIKGTIIKGPVIKGTVIKVIKGTVIKSTVMKGTVIKGTVIKVTVIKDTVIKGTVIKGTVIKGTVIKGTVIKGTVIKGTVIKGTVLKGTVIKGTVIKGAVFKGTVLKGTVIKGTVIKGTVIKGTILNLLVECHFKMYPHSEILEADMKPLLLQIEEQVSQPPAKVEYKSVVGLVDLI; from the exons ATGACTTTAGTAAAAGCATTTTGTGAATCCT TTTTCAAGGgagcagttatcaagggcacagttatcaagggcacagttatcaagggcacagtaatgaagggcaca ggcacagttatcaagggcacagtaatcaagggcacagtaatcaagggcacagttttCAAGGGCACAGTActgaagggcacagttatcaagggtacAGTTATCAAGGGTACAGTTATCAAGGGTacagtaatcaagggcacagtactgaagggcacagttatcaaggacacagttatcaagggcacagtaatcaagggcacagttatcaagggcgcaGTTATCAAGGACACAGTTCTCAAggtcacagttatcaagggcacagtaatcaagggcacagttgTCAAGGCCACAGTActgaagggcacagttatcaagggcacagtaatcaagggcacagttttCAAGGCCACAGTActgaagggcacagttatcaagggtacAGTTATCAAGG ttatcaaggacacagttatcaagggcacagtaatcaagggcacagttatcaagggcacagttatcaaggacaCAGTTCTCAAGGAcacagtaatcaagggcacagtaatcaagggcacagttatcaaggacaCAGTTCTCAAggacacagttatcaagggcacagtaatcaagggcacagttttCAAGGCCACTGTActgaagggcacagttatcaagggtacAGTTATCAAGGGTACAGTTATCAAGAgcacagtaatcaagggcacagtactgaagggcacagttatcaaggacacagttatcaagggcacagtaatcaagggcacagttttCAAGGGCACAGTActgaagggcacagttatcaagggtacAGTTATCAAGggtacagttatcaagggcacagtaatcaagggcacagtaatcaaggACACAGTTATCAAGGACACAGTtttcaagggcacagtaatcaaggacacagttatcaagggcacagttatcaagggcacagttatcaagggcacagttatcaagggtacAGTTATgaagggcacagtaatcaagggcacagttatcaagggcacagttatcaagggtacAATTATCAAGGGCCcagtaatcaagggcacagttatcaagg ttatcaagggcacagttatcaagagcacagtaatgaagggcacagttatcaagggcacagttatcaaggtcaCAGTTATCAAggacacagttatcaagggcacagttatcaagggcacagttatcaagggcacagtaatcaagggcacagttatcaagggcacagttatcaagggcacagttatcaaaggCACAGTTTTgaagggcacagtaatcaagggcacagtaatcaagggcGCAGTTTTCAAGGGCACAGTActgaagggcacagttatcaagggcacagtaatcaagggcacagtaatcaagggcaca atattgaatttgcttgttgaatgtcattttaaaatgtatccacactccgagatattg gaagctgatatgaagccgcTACTTCTGCAAATtgaagagcaagtctctcagcctcctgcaaaggTTGAGTACAAGtctgtggtcgggctggtcgacctgatatag